A genomic segment from Nicotiana tabacum cultivar K326 chromosome 7, ASM71507v2, whole genome shotgun sequence encodes:
- the LOC107820551 gene encoding uncharacterized protein LOC107820551, producing MVEIRGMLQQLIGTNGKMQEKLAIHESVIKNIETQLGQLSMALNNRPQGTLPADTNINPKEQNPNQLMAVSLRNGRDLDKEQEVAQASKETTPATPIPLEGQDEKGKAKVNEQAAEQVVPLVPQNPNREKPASSEQRVIPVPFPHRLVKQKKEDQYKKFMEMLRQIQLNIPLMDALREMPGYAKMMKDLMSQKFDFQDLSTVTLTQTCSAIVTRPMAQKMSDPGSFTIPCTIGSYAFAKALCDLGASINLMPLVVYTKLGIGRARTTSMLLQLANRTVDKEIPIILGRPFLATGRALIDCETGELKMRLNDEEVIFNVQQSMRRPSEYTNCSLVEAVDVILQEDDVTLTVKDPLEACLTNLEGW from the exons ATGGTAGAGATCAGAGGGATGCTCCAGCAACTCATTGGGACAAATGgtaagatgcaagaaaagttGGCAATACATGAGTCAGTTATAAAGAACATTGAAACTCAGTTGGGGCAGTTGTCTATGGCTTTAAACAATCGCCCCCAGGGAACATTGCCAGCGGATACAAATATTAACCCCAAGGAGCAAAACCCGAATCAGCTGATGGCAGTAAGTCTTCGAAATGGGAGAGATTTAGACAAAGAGCAGGAGGTTGCACAAGCCAGCAAAGAGACTACCCCAGCCACTCCAATTCCACTAGAG GGTCAAGATGAAAAGGGTAAGGCTAAGGTAAATGAACAAGCTGCAGAACAGGTGGTGCCACTTGTGCCACAGAACCCCAACAGAGAGAAGCCAGCAAGCAGTGAACAAAGGGTGATACCTGTACCATTCCCTCATAGACTGgtaaaacaaaagaaggaagatCAATACAAGAAATTTATGGAGATGCTGCGTCAAATTCAGCTGAATATTCCTTTGATGGATGCCTTGAGGGAGATGCCAGGTTATGCGAAGATGATGAAAGACCTAATGTCACAGaagtttgattttcaggacctatCCACAGTGACTCTGACGCAGACCTGTAGCGCAATAGTGACCAGACCGATGGCTCAAAAGATGTCCGACCCAGGTAGCTTCACTATTCCATGCACGATTGGGAGTTACGCCTTTGCAAAggcattatgtgatttgggagccagcataaatttgatgcctctGGTTGTATACACCAAACTgggcattggcagagctagaACAACTTCGATGTTGCTGCAACTGGCTAACCGCACG GTAGATAAGGAGATACCTATCATTTTAGGTAGGCCATTTTTAGCCACTGGGAGAGCCCTGATCGATTGTGAGACTGGGGAATTAAAAATGAGACTGAACGATGAAGAAGTCATATTCAATGTTCAGCAATCTATGAGGAGACCCAGTGAATATACTAATTGCTCTCTAGTGGAGGCAGTGGATGTGATCCTGCAAGAAGATGATGTGACCCTGACTGTTAAAGATCCATTGGAGGCATGTCTGACAAATTTAGAAGGATGGTGA